The Campylobacter sp. RM10537 genome has a segment encoding these proteins:
- a CDS encoding AAA family ATPase, whose protein sequence is MINRIFIKENLGFKEAKLEISKGLTVFTGLSGAGKSILFKGILSAFAISDSEARIVELGLDDKLNLEEYGIESEEENVFKLLKEKNTKYFINNQSIAKKSLQNLSKSFIKYLSAKENNEFSNEKFLRILDALEIQNNPQFENFLSEFKEDFNNYTRLSEELNQILDEERKIEELKEVAKIQIEKIQSINPKIGEYEELLILKKKLSKKDKLDEAWQKASVIFDLEKIVIDALNLSEKDPTFFSECLNELRLILESQKIEDFDFDIEKILDRIENLSFLMKRYGSIENALEILKQKKQELEHYENLSFEKKELEKKFEKAKDKLEKSTKILTQTRINNLEKLQNCLNEYLKNLYMKDAILSLDESEVISSMGKDEINLNINFANLKNLSSGELNRLRLAFIATECKILGQGSGILFLDEIDANLSGKEAMSIAMVLDELSNFYQIFAISHLPQLSSRAHNHFLVEKKGDESFVKKLNQEERIKELARMVSGEKINEEAIEFAKTLFKS, encoded by the coding sequence ATGATTAATAGAATTTTTATAAAAGAAAATCTAGGTTTTAAAGAAGCTAAGCTTGAAATTTCAAAAGGACTTACTGTTTTTACTGGACTTAGTGGAGCTGGAAAATCAATATTATTTAAAGGAATTTTATCTGCTTTTGCTATAAGCGATAGCGAAGCAAGAATTGTAGAATTAGGGCTTGATGATAAATTGAATTTGGAAGAATATGGAATAGAAAGCGAAGAAGAAAATGTTTTTAAGCTTTTAAAAGAAAAAAATACAAAATACTTTATTAATAATCAAAGCATTGCTAAAAAAAGTTTGCAAAATTTAAGTAAAAGTTTTATTAAATATCTTAGCGCTAAGGAAAATAATGAATTTAGTAATGAAAAATTTTTAAGAATTTTAGATGCTTTGGAGATACAAAATAATCCCCAATTTGAAAATTTCTTAAGTGAATTTAAAGAAGATTTTAATAATTATACTCGATTATCTGAAGAATTAAATCAAATTTTAGATGAAGAAAGAAAAATCGAAGAATTAAAAGAAGTGGCTAAAATTCAAATTGAAAAGATTCAAAGTATCAATCCAAAAATAGGGGAATATGAGGAATTATTAATACTTAAGAAAAAACTTTCTAAAAAAGATAAATTAGATGAAGCTTGGCAAAAAGCTAGTGTAATTTTTGATTTAGAAAAAATTGTAATTGATGCTTTAAATTTAAGTGAGAAAGATCCAACTTTTTTTAGCGAATGTTTAAATGAATTACGTTTGATTTTAGAGAGTCAAAAAATAGAAGATTTTGATTTTGATATTGAAAAAATACTTGATAGGATAGAAAATTTATCTTTTTTAATGAAACGTTACGGGAGTATCGAAAATGCATTAGAAATTTTAAAGCAAAAAAAACAAGAGCTTGAACATTATGAGAATTTAAGTTTTGAGAAAAAAGAACTTGAGAAAAAATTTGAAAAAGCAAAAGACAAACTAGAAAAAAGTACAAAAATTTTAACTCAAACAAGGATAAATAACTTAGAAAAATTACAAAATTGTTTGAATGAGTATTTAAAAAATCTTTATATGAAAGATGCTATTTTAAGTTTAGATGAAAGCGAAGTAATATCCTCCATGGGTAAAGATGAGATTAATTTAAATATTAACTTTGCTAATTTAAAAAATTTAAGCTCCGGAGAGCTTAATCGTTTAAGACTTGCATTTATAGCAACAGAATGTAAAATTTTAGGTCAAGGTAGCGGGATATTGTTTTTAGATGAAATTGATGCCAACTTAAGCGGCAAAGAAGCGATGAGTATTGCTATGGTTTTAGACGAACTTTCAAATTTTTATCAAATTTTTGCTATTTCGCACTTGCCTCAACTTTCTTCTAGGGCACACAATCATTTCTTGGTTGAAAAAAAAGGTGATGAAAGCTTTGTAAAAAAGTTAAACCAAGAAGAGAGGATTAAAGAACTTGCTAGAATGGTAAGCGGAGAAAAGATTAATGAAGAGGCTATAGAATTTGCTAAAACTTTGTTTAAATCTTAA
- a CDS encoding NAD(+) kinase has product MQNKIDYKNIKKVGLVVRFNSNFDEEISTLENILKKYNVELLFLKNFKKPNLSHYDIDDLFKISDFIISLGGDGTLISVCRKAWEYDRAVLGIHAGHLGFLTDFKMDQAEDFFQSFFCGHFKTENPFLLSVHLKQKNGQKMKDYAFNDIIIKREDQTSMAYIEVYHQDKKFNEYFGDGLIVSTPAGSTAYNLSANGPIVYTLAQAFILTPICSHSLTQRPIVLPKGFELEIRAKGCMFSIDGQKNYKMDDFKSIKVGLSHKSVTLIRPENRDYFQILKEKLNWGS; this is encoded by the coding sequence ATGCAGAATAAAATAGATTATAAAAATATTAAGAAAGTAGGACTTGTTGTTCGTTTTAATTCGAATTTTGATGAGGAAATATCTACTTTAGAAAACATTTTAAAGAAATATAATGTTGAACTTTTGTTTTTAAAAAACTTTAAAAAGCCAAATTTATCACATTATGATATTGATGATTTATTTAAAATTTCAGATTTTATTATTTCTTTAGGTGGAGATGGGACATTAATTTCTGTATGTCGTAAAGCTTGGGAATATGATCGAGCCGTTTTGGGAATTCATGCTGGACATTTGGGTTTTTTAACAGATTTTAAAATGGATCAAGCAGAAGATTTTTTTCAATCTTTTTTTTGCGGTCATTTTAAAACAGAAAATCCCTTTTTACTTAGTGTTCATTTAAAGCAAAAGAATGGCCAAAAAATGAAAGATTATGCTTTTAATGATATTATAATAAAAAGAGAAGATCAAACCTCTATGGCATATATTGAGGTGTATCATCAGGATAAAAAATTTAATGAATATTTCGGAGATGGATTAATTGTTTCTACTCCTGCTGGATCAACTGCTTATAATTTAAGCGCTAATGGTCCTATAGTTTATACTTTAGCTCAAGCATTTATTCTTACTCCAATTTGTTCTCATTCTTTAACACAAAGACCTATAGTTTTGCCTAAGGGGTTTGAATTAGAAATTAGAGCCAAGGGATGCATGTTTTCTATAGATGGACAAAAAAATTACAAAATGGATGATTTTAAAAGTATTAAAGTAGGTTTAAGTCACAAGAGTGTTACTTTAATTCGTCCAGAGAATCGAGATTATTTTCAAATTCTAAAAGAAAAATTAAATTGGGGAAGTTGA
- the aspS gene encoding aspartate--tRNA ligase yields the protein MRSHYNTDLGISNVGETVRLCGWVNSYRDHGGVIFIDLRDRSGIIQLVCDPNDSKESHEIASRARNEFVLIAEGKIRPRVEGLANNKLKTGEIEVVVSKLIIENESAVPPFAIADESVNEELRLKYRFLDLRNPKLYENFSLRSKACIAARNSLAAMGFLEVETPILTKATPEGARDYLVPSRVHQGEFYALPQSPQLFKQLLMCSGFDRYFQIAKCFRDEDLRADRQPEFTQIDVEMSFCEQKDVMVVAETFLKDIFKACGKEIKTPFRIMQYKEAMELYGSDKPDLRFDLKFIDVIDIFAKSNNEIFSNIAKDTKKNRIKAIRVPQGDTIFSKRQMQRFEEFVRKFGAQGLAFIQVKEDGLKGPLCKFFNESDLQELSKRCNLEVGDVVFFGAGAKKTVLDYMGRFRIFLAEELKLINPDALEFLWVVDFPMFEQNDDGTYSAMHHPFTMPKNIDEEDIEEIYSIAYDVVLNGVELGGGSIRIHKNDIQQKVFKKLNIDESEQKNKFGFLLDALSFGAPPHGGIAIGLDRLIMLVTGSKSIREVIAFPKTQRAQCLMTDAPSEPNNEALRELGIKLRENIK from the coding sequence TTGCGTAGTCATTATAATACAGACTTAGGAATTTCCAATGTTGGAGAAACAGTTAGACTCTGTGGTTGGGTCAATAGCTACCGCGATCATGGAGGAGTCATTTTTATAGACTTAAGAGACCGTAGTGGTATTATACAACTTGTTTGCGATCCAAATGATAGCAAAGAATCTCATGAAATTGCTTCGCGTGCTAGAAATGAATTTGTTCTTATTGCTGAAGGAAAAATTCGTCCTCGTGTAGAAGGACTTGCTAATAATAAATTAAAAACTGGTGAAATTGAAGTTGTGGTTAGTAAACTTATTATAGAAAACGAAAGTGCAGTTCCTCCTTTTGCAATTGCTGATGAAAGTGTTAATGAGGAATTAAGATTAAAATATAGGTTTTTAGATTTAAGAAATCCTAAGCTTTATGAAAATTTTTCTTTACGTTCAAAAGCTTGTATAGCAGCTAGAAATTCCCTAGCTGCTATGGGATTTTTAGAAGTTGAAACCCCTATTTTAACTAAAGCTACACCCGAAGGAGCAAGAGATTATCTTGTTCCTTCTCGCGTTCATCAAGGTGAATTTTACGCCTTACCTCAAAGTCCGCAGTTATTTAAACAACTTCTAATGTGTAGTGGTTTTGATCGTTATTTTCAAATCGCAAAATGCTTTAGAGATGAAGACTTAAGAGCGGATCGTCAACCAGAATTTACCCAAATTGATGTCGAAATGAGTTTTTGTGAACAAAAAGATGTTATGGTAGTTGCTGAAACTTTTTTAAAAGATATTTTTAAAGCTTGTGGTAAAGAAATTAAAACTCCTTTTAGGATTATGCAATATAAAGAAGCTATGGAACTTTATGGAAGTGATAAACCCGACTTAAGATTTGATCTTAAGTTTATAGATGTAATTGATATCTTCGCCAAATCTAATAATGAAATTTTTTCAAATATTGCTAAAGACACAAAGAAAAACCGCATTAAAGCTATACGTGTTCCACAAGGAGACACCATCTTTTCAAAAAGACAAATGCAAAGATTTGAAGAATTTGTTCGCAAATTTGGAGCACAAGGCTTAGCCTTTATACAAGTTAAAGAAGATGGCCTTAAAGGTCCACTTTGCAAATTTTTTAATGAATCTGATTTACAAGAACTTAGCAAACGTTGCAATTTGGAAGTTGGAGATGTTGTATTTTTCGGTGCTGGAGCTAAAAAAACTGTTCTTGATTATATGGGAAGATTTAGAATTTTCCTTGCAGAAGAATTAAAATTAATCAATCCAGATGCATTGGAATTTTTATGGGTTGTTGATTTTCCTATGTTTGAACAAAACGACGATGGAACTTATTCGGCTATGCATCATCCTTTTACTATGCCAAAAAATATTGATGAAGAAGATATTGAAGAAATTTACTCCATTGCCTATGATGTTGTTTTAAATGGTGTGGAATTAGGTGGTGGAAGTATTAGAATTCATAAAAATGATATTCAGCAAAAAGTTTTCAAAAAATTAAATATTGACGAAAGTGAACAAAAAAATAAATTTGGATTTTTGCTAGATGCTTTAAGTTTTGGAGCTCCACCTCATGGCGGCATTGCTATAGGATTAGATAGGCTTATCATGCTAGTTACTGGTTCAAAAAGTATAAGAGAAGTTATTGCTTTTCCAAAAACACAAAGAGCACAATGTCTCATGACAGATGCGCCATCAGAGCCAAACAATGAAGCTTTAAGAGAATTAGGAATTAAATTAAGGGAGAATATAAAATGA
- a CDS encoding lytic transglycosylase domain-containing protein, whose protein sequence is MRKILLLLSFNFLFAQINTPEFYERQIKILRDLDIESNFISNLVFVQSQQDIKSKHTKTLIDGIQNFSKITPMIRKILSEQEVPEEILYLAMVESGLKVNSVSNAKAVGIWQFMKPTAKNLGLRVDAYVDERRDPVKSTYAAIDYLKRMKAEFGKWYLAILAYNCGNGKLHQAIEEAGSDDLNVLLDSNKKYLSLETRNFLRKILTLSFLANDRDFLLTKDASLVNYTLSNDFIKVDAPSSVSLKDIAKNLNISFATFKKYNPHFKHNFTPPGKGYYMYIPLNKVAFFDKHFKENKLAKVDTTIPMTKVYIVKAGDSLYKIAKNHRVSVDSIKELNRIYKNRLSINQKIIIPIKENKNANIKTAQSDSKNYSNFIHN, encoded by the coding sequence ATGAGAAAAATATTATTATTGCTGTCTTTTAATTTTCTTTTTGCGCAAATTAATACTCCCGAATTTTACGAAAGACAAATAAAAATTTTAAGAGATTTAGATATTGAATCAAATTTTATTAGTAATTTAGTTTTTGTTCAAAGCCAGCAAGATATAAAATCAAAACATACTAAAACTTTAATCGATGGGATACAAAATTTTTCTAAAATAACGCCTATGATCCGAAAAATATTATCCGAACAGGAAGTTCCTGAAGAAATTTTATACCTAGCTATGGTTGAATCCGGCTTAAAAGTTAATAGTGTTTCTAATGCTAAAGCTGTTGGGATTTGGCAGTTTATGAAGCCTACAGCTAAAAATTTAGGACTTAGGGTGGATGCTTATGTTGATGAAAGACGAGATCCGGTCAAGTCAACTTATGCCGCAATTGATTATTTAAAGAGAATGAAAGCAGAGTTTGGTAAGTGGTATTTGGCTATTTTAGCTTATAATTGTGGAAATGGAAAATTGCATCAAGCTATTGAAGAAGCTGGGAGTGATGATTTAAATGTTTTGCTTGATTCAAATAAGAAATATCTTTCTTTAGAAACTAGAAATTTTTTGCGTAAAATTTTAACACTTTCATTTTTGGCAAATGATAGAGATTTTTTATTAACCAAAGATGCATCTTTAGTTAATTATACTTTAAGTAATGATTTTATTAAGGTGGATGCTCCATCTTCGGTTTCTTTAAAAGATATAGCTAAAAATTTAAATATAAGTTTTGCTACTTTTAAAAAGTATAACCCTCATTTTAAACATAATTTTACACCTCCGGGAAAAGGTTATTATATGTATATTCCTTTAAATAAAGTAGCTTTTTTTGATAAACATTTTAAAGAAAATAAACTTGCAAAAGTTGATACAACTATACCTATGACTAAAGTTTATATTGTAAAAGCAGGTGATTCTTTATATAAAATAGCTAAAAATCATCGTGTGAGTGTAGATAGTATTAAAGAATTAAACCGTATTTATAAAAATCGTTTAAGTATCAATCAAAAAATTATAATACCAATAAAGGAGAATAAAAATGCAAATATTAAAACAGCTCAAAGCGACTCTAAAAATTATTCCAATTTTATCCATAATTAG
- the cbrR gene encoding bile resistance response regulator CbrR, which produces MNKKILIVDHNKMLGKLLAKKIQSTLNYEVDIVFSYTEAKELSVNNYFLVFAELYLPDAPNGEVVEFLLEKKLPVIVLTANNDKEVRDDFLKKDILGYIFKESSTCIDDIINSISKLEHYSGIKIILALSKLPERNEIKKILTQRRFNVLAAAHGEEAMSYLNDNDDIRLIIADVNMPVISGSELLDEVRTRFSEEELGVILLGDKNDTLEADLFKNGANEYLIKPIKRDSFNSRLDRCLTYMENMKFLNTYNNLDPISGVKNYEALMDDIELYFNEIMTKEEDFALAFLNIDDLRSVNERYGFDVGNEVIKICANEIVNEIKGRDIVGRFSPEKFCILLKNISHEKAVKILSRIRVNIKKVGVLINLDEVFFTASIGVAFGKNKDKFDHLSKQASNALEQAKINGKDRVEVCS; this is translated from the coding sequence ATGAATAAAAAAATTTTAATTGTTGATCATAATAAAATGCTTGGAAAACTTTTGGCTAAAAAAATTCAATCAACTTTAAATTACGAAGTTGATATAGTTTTTAGTTATACAGAAGCAAAAGAATTATCTGTTAATAATTATTTTTTAGTTTTTGCAGAATTATATTTACCCGATGCTCCAAATGGAGAGGTAGTTGAGTTTCTTTTAGAGAAAAAATTACCCGTGATTGTTTTAACTGCCAATAATGATAAAGAAGTAAGAGATGATTTTTTAAAAAAAGATATATTAGGTTATATTTTTAAAGAAAGTAGTACTTGTATCGATGATATTATAAATTCAATATCCAAGTTAGAACACTATTCTGGAATTAAAATCATTTTAGCTTTAAGTAAACTTCCTGAGCGTAATGAGATTAAAAAAATTCTTACGCAAAGACGTTTTAATGTTTTGGCTGCTGCCCATGGAGAAGAGGCTATGAGTTATTTAAATGATAATGATGATATACGCCTTATTATTGCCGATGTTAATATGCCAGTCATTAGTGGAAGCGAACTTTTGGATGAAGTTAGAACTCGTTTTAGTGAAGAAGAGCTAGGAGTGATACTTTTAGGTGATAAAAATGATACTTTAGAGGCTGATTTATTTAAAAATGGCGCTAATGAGTATTTGATAAAACCGATTAAAAGAGATAGTTTTAATTCTCGATTAGATCGATGTTTAACTTATATGGAAAATATGAAATTTTTAAATACTTATAATAATCTTGATCCTATTTCAGGTGTGAAAAACTATGAAGCCTTAATGGATGATATTGAGTTATATTTTAATGAAATTATGACTAAAGAAGAAGATTTTGCTTTGGCTTTTTTAAATATTGATGACTTAAGATCTGTAAATGAAAGATATGGTTTTGATGTAGGTAATGAGGTTATTAAAATTTGTGCCAATGAAATTGTAAATGAGATCAAAGGTAGGGACATAGTAGGAAGATTTAGTCCTGAAAAATTTTGCATTTTATTAAAAAATATTTCTCATGAAAAAGCTGTTAAAATTTTATCTCGTATTCGTGTTAATATCAAAAAAGTTGGAGTTTTAATTAATTTAGATGAAGTATTTTTTACCGCTTCTATTGGAGTGGCTTTTGGTAAAAACAAAGATAAATTTGATCACTTGAGCAAGCAAGCATCTAATGCCCTTGAGCAAGCAAAAATTAATGGAAAAGATCGAGTGGAAGTATGTTCTTAG
- a CDS encoding TatD family hydrolase — translation MFLELEFKDNLKIIDTHCHIDSDVFKEDLDALLKHSFNNGIEKIIIPGAHIKDLPYAAELSKKYDRVYFAAGIHPYEIDNFDENILRQYLKQEKCIAVGECGLDYFRFQSDDLKEIEYQKNLQKHFFKIQLELAKEFKKPVIIHSREANNDTYEILHQYSKELVGGVLHCFNASEHLLRLSNEGFYFGIGGILTFKNAKKLVEILPRIPKDKLLIETDAPYLTPEPYRGKRNEPLLTQLVANKMSEILNLSREELLKICLDNSKKLFFQGAL, via the coding sequence ATGTTCTTAGAACTTGAATTTAAAGATAATTTAAAAATAATCGATACCCATTGTCATATTGATAGCGATGTTTTTAAGGAGGATTTGGATGCACTTTTAAAACATTCTTTTAACAATGGAATTGAAAAAATAATCATACCTGGTGCACACATTAAAGATTTGCCTTATGCTGCAGAGCTATCAAAAAAATATGATAGAGTATATTTTGCAGCTGGAATACATCCTTATGAAATTGATAATTTTGATGAAAATATTTTAAGACAATATTTAAAACAAGAAAAATGCATAGCTGTGGGTGAGTGTGGGTTGGATTATTTTCGTTTTCAAAGTGATGATTTAAAAGAGATAGAGTATCAAAAAAATCTTCAAAAACATTTTTTTAAAATTCAACTTGAATTGGCAAAAGAATTTAAAAAACCTGTAATTATTCATTCACGAGAAGCTAATAATGATACCTACGAAATTTTACATCAATATTCCAAAGAACTTGTTGGAGGGGTTTTGCATTGTTTTAATGCAAGTGAACATTTACTTCGTCTTAGTAACGAGGGTTTTTATTTTGGAATAGGTGGAATTTTAACGTTTAAAAATGCTAAAAAATTAGTAGAGATTTTACCTAGAATTCCAAAGGATAAATTGCTTATTGAAACTGATGCACCTTATTTAACCCCAGAGCCTTATCGTGGAAAAAGGAATGAACCTTTATTAACTCAATTGGTAGCCAATAAAATGAGTGAAATTCTAAATTTATCAAGAGAAGAGCTTTTGAAAATTTGTTTAGATAATTCCAAAAAATTATTTTTTCAAGGGGCTTTATGA
- a CDS encoding adenylate kinase, producing the protein MKELFLIIGAPGSGKTTDASLIAQSDINITHYSTGDLLREEVASGSELGKTIDSFISKGNLVPLDVVINTIVSALKNAPTQTIIIDGYPRSIEQMTEFDKVLSSQNEIELKGVIEVRVSEQVAKDRVLGRNRGADDNEEVFYNRMKVYTEPLEEIQKFYQNKKLHFIIDGERTIEPIVADMKELIKKIQSI; encoded by the coding sequence ATGAAAGAATTGTTTTTAATCATAGGAGCACCTGGGAGTGGAAAAACAACAGATGCAAGTCTTATAGCTCAATCAGATATTAACATTACTCATTATTCAACAGGTGATTTATTAAGAGAAGAGGTTGCTAGCGGCAGTGAGCTTGGAAAAACAATTGATAGTTTTATCTCTAAAGGAAATTTAGTACCTTTGGATGTAGTTATAAATACTATAGTCTCAGCACTTAAAAATGCACCAACTCAAACAATCATTATCGATGGTTATCCAAGAAGTATTGAACAAATGACAGAATTTGATAAGGTTTTAAGCTCTCAAAATGAAATAGAACTTAAAGGCGTGATTGAAGTACGCGTAAGCGAACAAGTAGCCAAAGATAGAGTTTTAGGTAGAAATCGTGGAGCTGATGATAATGAAGAAGTTTTTTATAATAGAATGAAAGTTTATACAGAACCATTAGAAGAAATTCAAAAATTTTATCAAAATAAAAAACTTCATTTTATTATTGATGGAGAACGCACAATAGAACCTATTGTTGCAGATATGAAAGAATTGATTAAAAAAATTCAAAGTATTTAA